The DNA segment GATGGAAGGTCGAGGTTACTGCACGTCATTGACAGTTCATCGGCAGATGTAAACGTCAGTTCATCATACCAGTTGACAGGAGCAAAAACGGTTTCAAGCATATGATAGCCGTCAGGACGTTTACCGGTGATAAGCAAACCGAGATTTATTTTTGCAAAAGCTTTTACGGAAATATGCTGCATGGGAACTGATTGCTAAATTGGCAGGTGGTTATTTTTTTTACGTGAATATTTACCATATTGCCTGAAAAAGGGAGGCATTGCAAACAAATATGTTTACGATCTTGTTGAAAACGTCACTGTTCGTTCTTCTGCTGTCCATCGGCTACCAGATGTTACCGGCAACATCCCTTGCCGAGAGACAAACTATGGATTATAGAGCCCAGATCATTCAGTATGTGGAGCAAGATAAGGTTTATTTGTTAGAAAATCTGCGATCTAAAGTCACGAATAAAGCAGAGCAGACAATCATAGATGCGCTGCTTACCGAAGACGGTCCACAGGCTGCTCGCCTTTTCCGCAAACAGCTTCAGGATTATCCCGATCCTGCTCTCGATTCGTTGAGCAAAGCCCGCCTTGCGGCTTATCAATCGGCTCTATCCTCAACCAGTGGCACCCGCACAACTGCACTACAAACATCATTCATACTCCAGTTCGGCAGCTTCGGCTCACTGGAAAATGCCCGCGAGCTCGCAAATCGCATCGCGCCGTACACACCGGTCACCATTTTCCAGGAAAAAGGCTTGCACAAGGTCCGGACACAAAAAACTTTCGGAACAAGAAAGGATGCCGAAACCGGAGCAAAAAAACTTCCATTTAACTCGTTTATCGTACGGGTAAACTAAGAAGATAGCATACCAGTCCTAAATCAGACGATGAGCAAAACAATCGATTTTCTTGGTGAATCCGCTCCAATCCAACAGCTGAAACATCTTGCCCTTCAGGTTGCACAGACCGATGTCACCGTTTTGATAACAGGAGAAACTGGATCAGGAAAAGAAGTTCTTTCCCGTTTCATCCACGGTCATAGCCGGAGATCACATAAAAACTTCATTCCTGTCAACTGTGGTGCTATCCCCACTGGAATTCTGGAGTCCGAACTTTTCGGACACGAGAAAGGTGCGTTTACAGGTGCCATCCAAAGCAGAAAAGGTTATTTTGAAAGCGCAAACCAGGGCACCATTTTTCTTGATGAAATCGGCGAAATGCCTCTCGAAACCCAGGTCAAACTGCTGAGAGTCATAGAAACAGGCGAATTCCAAAGGGTTGGCTCATCGGAAACTATCCACACCGATGCACGACTCGTCGCAGCCACGAACAAAAACCTGCAACAGGCCGTTGCAGCGAAAAGCTTCAGGGAAGACCTCTATTTCCGGCTTCACAGTGTAGAACTGCACCTTCCTCCGCTTCGAGAAAGAGGAAAAGATATTCTGATACTTGCTGAGCATTTTATCCGTCATCTCGAACGCAAGCACACCATTTCCTTTGAAGGCTTCACGAACGATGCAGTAGAAATGCTTCTCAGGTATAACTGGCCCGGCAATGTGCGCGAACTGAAAAATCTCCTTGAATCATTGCTGATTCTCGAAAAAGGGAAACAGATCACATCGGAAACCCTTGACAGGCACCTTGTGCAAAGAAGCAGAGACAAAGGACTGGTTCATGACCCCGAAAAATCGGAAAAAAACGAACTGAACCTCATCTACAACAGCCTGATAAGACTTCACCAGGAAATAAACGAGGTCAAACAGTTGCTTCAGCAAAAAGAGAACTCGCACGAAGAACCTTCAAAAAAACCCCTGCTTCTTCCACCTCCTCTACCCGAACAACGAGAGAGGCTGGCCTCCACCGAGGATACCCTTGAACCCATCAATAAAGGAACCGAAATACTTCCTCTCGAGGCAGTTGAAAAACAAGCAATAGCCGAAGCCCTTGAAGCCTACGACGGCAACAAACGCCAAACAGCGAAAACACTCGGGATCAATGAGAGAACACTGTATAGAAAAATCAGAAAATACAGACTCGACCGCGAAGATTGATATTTATTTTAAAACCGGGTCATGAATCAATGGACATTATGAACATAATTCACCGGTCATTATCGCCTGATTTATGTCGACCGAAAAATGCAATCAGCAGCAGTATTCCCGAAAAACCTGTAGCTGTTTGTGGTATGAGGTTGGGGTAACGTGTATAAAAAGTCATCATATCGTTTCGCTCCACTTCAGCGGTAAGAAACCGTCTTTCCCACCAGGGAATATCAGCATACACACGCCCGTACTTGTCGATAAATTGTGAAACGCCGGTATTTGCACAACGAGCCATCGACCGACGGTTCTCGATACATCGAAACCTGGCAATAGCGGCATGTTGATAAGGCCCGTATGACTTTGCATACCAGCCGTCATTCGTGACGACCGTCAAGAACTCTGCCCCTCTTTTGACGAATTCGGCAACAAGACCGGGAAAAATAGATTCATAGCAGATGACGTTCGACGTTTTAACAGTCGCTCCCGAATCCGTAATGAACTCCATAATTGTCTTGTCGCTGCCTTTCCCCCAACTGCTTATCCCGGCAAGAGAGAGCGTAAAGTTATCCATCCATGGCGCGTATTCCATATACGGCACCCTCTCTGCAAACGGCACAAGCTTCATCTTACGGTATATTTGCGGCAGAGCATCGCCTCCTTCTGTTATCAGCATCGAAGCATTGAAGGTTTGATAATAACGCTTTTCCTCTGGATTAAACTTGTAAAGAAACTCCTCTCCCGACACTTCGGCCTCCGTGTAATAGACGATATCCGAATAGCCACTGAGGAGGCTCCCCCCCCATTGCCTTATCCTTGATTTAAGAAATTCGTAATAGGAACGGTTCTTTTCATCGAGAATACGAAAAGGTATCGCGGTTTCAGGCCATAGCACAAGATCTACACTGTTTTGCGACATTGCCCGATCCGTCAAACCGAGGTAGATAAGCATGATATCCTGACTGGAATATTTCTGCCATTTTTCAACCGGATCGATATTTGGCTGGATAAGAGACACTGTTACCACGGGACGGGGGTGCCGCAAATCATGATTTGAAAAAACCAGAAGAGTGTACCCAAGGGGAAGCACTATCATCGATACCAGCGATACAGCATGAACAAACACCTTTTTACGATACTTGAACCGGAACCATAGGTCAACGACGATGACGTTGAAACACATGAGCCAGAAACTCACCCCCCAAACTCCGGCAATATCGGCATATTGAATCATGGGATTAAGCTGTGCTTGTGAATTCCCGAAAACAAGCCAGCCAAACGAGAGATCCTGACGAATATAGAGCCACTCCCATGCAACCCATAAAAACGGCAGGCTGAACAAAGCAAAACGGTATCCCCGATATTTCTTGAGGACAAAAAAAAGTAAAAGGGGTACTGTTGAAAAGAAAGCCTGTGCAATGATAGTGA comes from the Prosthecochloris marina genome and includes:
- a CDS encoding sigma-54 interaction domain-containing protein, whose translation is MSKTIDFLGESAPIQQLKHLALQVAQTDVTVLITGETGSGKEVLSRFIHGHSRRSHKNFIPVNCGAIPTGILESELFGHEKGAFTGAIQSRKGYFESANQGTIFLDEIGEMPLETQVKLLRVIETGEFQRVGSSETIHTDARLVAATNKNLQQAVAAKSFREDLYFRLHSVELHLPPLRERGKDILILAEHFIRHLERKHTISFEGFTNDAVEMLLRYNWPGNVRELKNLLESLLILEKGKQITSETLDRHLVQRSRDKGLVHDPEKSEKNELNLIYNSLIRLHQEINEVKQLLQQKENSHEEPSKKPLLLPPPLPEQRERLASTEDTLEPINKGTEILPLEAVEKQAIAEALEAYDGNKRQTAKTLGINERTLYRKIRKYRLDRED
- a CDS encoding SPOR domain-containing protein produces the protein MFTILLKTSLFVLLLSIGYQMLPATSLAERQTMDYRAQIIQYVEQDKVYLLENLRSKVTNKAEQTIIDALLTEDGPQAARLFRKQLQDYPDPALDSLSKARLAAYQSALSSTSGTRTTALQTSFILQFGSFGSLENARELANRIAPYTPVTIFQEKGLHKVRTQKTFGTRKDAETGAKKLPFNSFIVRVN
- the lnt gene encoding apolipoprotein N-acyltransferase; translated protein: MLRSAEACGDSSGYFLPVLSGILLGISFPSYPVIRFELLAWIALVPLLICLHGDLSFKRYFNRVYSTMLIFCAIALWWVSLATLPGGLLTIIAQAFFSTVPLLLFFVLKKYRGYRFALFSLPFLWVAWEWLYIRQDLSFGWLVFGNSQAQLNPMIQYADIAGVWGVSFWLMCFNVIVVDLWFRFKYRKKVFVHAVSLVSMIVLPLGYTLLVFSNHDLRHPRPVVTVSLIQPNIDPVEKWQKYSSQDIMLIYLGLTDRAMSQNSVDLVLWPETAIPFRILDEKNRSYYEFLKSRIRQWGGSLLSGYSDIVYYTEAEVSGEEFLYKFNPEEKRYYQTFNASMLITEGGDALPQIYRKMKLVPFAERVPYMEYAPWMDNFTLSLAGISSWGKGSDKTIMEFITDSGATVKTSNVICYESIFPGLVAEFVKRGAEFLTVVTNDGWYAKSYGPYQHAAIARFRCIENRRSMARCANTGVSQFIDKYGRVYADIPWWERRFLTAEVERNDMMTFYTRYPNLIPQTATGFSGILLLIAFFGRHKSGDNDR